A region of the Drosophila subpulchrella strain 33 F10 #4 breed RU33 chromosome 3L, RU_Dsub_v1.1 Primary Assembly, whole genome shotgun sequence genome:
CTGTACTAGTAGCTCCCCATTTGAACTCTCATTATAATAACACATACTCAGTGGAACACAACTTACAAGTAAActgtaaaacaaaaataaaaccttCAAGATGCGGATGCTCAATCTTAACCAAGTGGCTCCTGACTTCACCACCAATGCAGTGGTAGCTGGTGGCTTTCGGAATTTTTCCCTATCGGACTTGCGGGGCAGATACGTACTTTTGGTATTCTATCCGGCGGACTTCTCCTACGTCTGCCCCACGGAGCTGCAGGCATTTAGCGACAGAGCTCCGGAATTCCGGAACGTGGGCTGTGAGGTCCTGGCCTGTTCGACGGACAGTCACTTTGTGCACTGTGCCTGGATGAATACGCCACGAAAGAGCGGGGGTCTGGGGGAGTTGGACATTCCCCTGCTGGCGGACAAGAACATGCAGATTGCCAGGGACTACGGGGTCCTCGACGAGGCCACAGGACTGGCTCTACGTGCCTTGTTCATCATCGATCGCGAGGGGCGCATTCGCCAGATCACCGTAAACGATATGGGCGTGGGTCGCAGTGTGGATGAGGCACTGCGTCTGGTCCAGGCCTTCCAGTTCAGCGATGAGTTCGGCGAGGTCTGTCCAGCCAACTGGCGTCCGGGAGCCAAGACCATGAAGGCTGATGCCTC
Encoded here:
- the LOC119553626 gene encoding peroxiredoxin 1, with translation MRMLNLNQVAPDFTTNAVVAGGFRNFSLSDLRGRYVLLVFYPADFSYVCPTELQAFSDRAPEFRNVGCEVLACSTDSHFVHCAWMNTPRKSGGLGELDIPLLADKNMQIARDYGVLDEATGLALRALFIIDREGRIRQITVNDMGVGRSVDEALRLVQAFQFSDEFGEVCPANWRPGAKTMKADASGKEEYFKYAS